The Nitrospira sp. genome contains a region encoding:
- a CDS encoding CBS domain-containing protein: protein MITVGQLMKRTLATVPARVNAVDAAKLMSNCKIVSVFEEDDNHIIGLVTEPDRTRTVAEIEAPPLLPVDDMMSKPIAGIDERRPITEAADLMHQHGIRHLMVFKAETVVGVLAVRDLLRPVLIDEF, encoded by the coding sequence ATGATCACTGTGGGACAACTGATGAAGCGAACGCTGGCCACCGTGCCCGCAAGGGTGAACGCCGTCGATGCGGCGAAACTGATGTCGAATTGCAAGATTGTGAGCGTCTTTGAGGAAGATGACAATCACATTATCGGCCTCGTGACGGAGCCCGATCGTACCCGAACAGTGGCGGAGATCGAGGCACCACCCCTCCTCCCGGTGGATGACATGATGAGCAAGCCGATCGCCGGGATCGATGAACGACGTCCCATCACAGAAGCGGCCGATCTCATGCACCAGCACGGCATACGGCATTTGATGGTATTCAAGGCGGAGACGGTCGTCGGAGTACTCGCCGTTCGCGATCTCCTTCGTCCGGTATTGATCGATGAATTTTAG
- a CDS encoding tetratricopeptide repeat protein, translating into MSDPSDQVSEPVVSPAERYERGLALKNAGMHKAAIDQFEMAGVDPSFAVKAYAQMGLCYKLSGRYEEAVPAFQKALKFTPGSSKETVQILYVLGRTLESLGRVAEAMESYRWIRREDGSYRDVAERIERLSSRRPALASKKA; encoded by the coding sequence ATGTCGGATCCAAGCGATCAGGTGTCAGAGCCAGTCGTGAGCCCAGCGGAGCGCTATGAACGCGGGCTTGCGCTGAAAAATGCCGGGATGCACAAAGCTGCAATCGATCAGTTTGAAATGGCCGGAGTGGATCCATCCTTCGCAGTCAAGGCCTATGCTCAGATGGGTCTGTGTTATAAGCTGTCCGGCCGCTATGAGGAGGCCGTCCCGGCATTTCAGAAAGCACTCAAATTCACACCGGGGTCCTCCAAGGAAACCGTTCAAATTCTCTATGTGCTCGGCCGCACGCTGGAATCGTTGGGCCGTGTCGCGGAAGCCATGGAATCCTATCGCTGGATCAGGCGGGAAGATGGGTCCTATCGAGATGTCGCTGAACGTATTGAGCGGCTGAGCTCCCGTCGCCCGGCCCTGGCTTCGAAAAAGGCATAG
- the tmk gene encoding dTMP kinase: MTESHTIKTAPHPHPGKLIIVEGIDGSGKSTQLQLLHKWLESKGHKVFFTEWNSSELVKETTKRGKKSKSLTPTTFSLLHATDFASRLYHQILPPLKAGMIVLADRYMYTAFARDVVRGVANEWVRKLYAFAIKPDMAFYFTVPIEVAISRLVRGTRGQFKYYEAGMDMNLSADVTESFRIFQSRILTEYDKIVDEFGLLTMDATQDIETQQEHMRALVADALHGYKPRRGIYGRRTLFWRRFEVPKSE, encoded by the coding sequence ATGACTGAATCTCACACCATCAAGACCGCACCTCATCCTCACCCGGGGAAACTGATCATCGTCGAAGGCATCGATGGGTCGGGGAAAAGCACTCAACTGCAACTGCTGCACAAGTGGCTGGAGTCCAAAGGCCACAAGGTGTTCTTTACCGAGTGGAATTCCTCGGAGCTCGTGAAAGAGACCACGAAACGAGGAAAGAAATCGAAGAGCCTCACCCCGACGACGTTCAGCTTGCTGCATGCCACGGACTTTGCCAGCCGGTTGTATCACCAGATACTCCCTCCTTTGAAAGCAGGAATGATCGTCCTCGCCGATCGCTACATGTATACGGCGTTTGCCCGGGACGTCGTGCGTGGCGTGGCCAATGAATGGGTACGAAAACTCTATGCGTTTGCGATCAAGCCCGATATGGCGTTTTACTTCACAGTCCCGATTGAAGTCGCCATTTCCAGACTTGTGCGAGGAACCCGTGGCCAGTTCAAGTACTATGAAGCCGGCATGGATATGAATCTGAGCGCCGACGTTACGGAGAGTTTCCGAATCTTTCAATCACGGATCCTCACGGAATACGACAAGATCGTCGATGAATTCGGTCTCTTGACGATGGATGCCACCCAGGACATCGAGACGCAGCAGGAACACATGCGGGCGTTGGTGGCGGACGCACTCCATGGCTATAAACCCAGACGAGGCATCTATGGCCGACGCACGCTTTTTTGGCGACGGTTTGAAGTACCTAAATCCGAGTGA
- a CDS encoding phosphate-starvation-inducible PsiE family protein yields the protein MSWNTPGQVLLAGGATAWDRLRSLDLMEVWTWGIKGVLSLMMVTILTALTGGILKTFMDLLTLTHQPTEIVLRQVIINTLILLAIVEVFKTTLTYFSEGRVKVTFIVDTILVVMLTEVISQWFKGGDWQALVTLGGILLTLGTIRVMVVRWSPTQARRPVYAPITHGDTGGHA from the coding sequence ATGTCTTGGAACACGCCCGGACAGGTTCTTCTGGCGGGGGGCGCCACCGCTTGGGATCGGCTGCGTAGCCTCGACCTGATGGAGGTATGGACCTGGGGAATCAAAGGAGTGCTCAGCCTGATGATGGTCACTATTTTGACTGCTCTCACCGGCGGGATCCTGAAAACATTCATGGATCTGTTGACCCTCACCCACCAACCGACGGAGATCGTGTTGCGACAGGTCATCATCAACACCCTGATCTTACTGGCAATCGTCGAAGTGTTTAAAACCACCTTGACCTATTTCAGCGAAGGTCGTGTCAAGGTAACCTTTATCGTCGACACCATTCTTGTGGTGATGCTGACCGAAGTGATTTCTCAATGGTTCAAAGGAGGCGATTGGCAAGCATTGGTGACTCTGGGTGGAATCCTGCTCACCTTAGGAACCATTCGCGTGATGGTCGTTCGGTGGAGTCCAACGCAGGCGCGGCGGCCGGTCTATGCGCCTATAACTCATGGTGATACAGGAGGTCACGCATGA
- a CDS encoding histidine phosphatase family protein, with translation MDCVLFRHGIAVEPEEWEGAEENRPLTEKGKRRARQAAEGLAALDCKPTHLFTSPFVRAYDTARLLRAAVCPALKVETREELAVGAKPDQFIAFLHSLPPDSVVVCVGHEPLLGEVAGLLLCGKAISGFQLKKAGTAWIEIKGVVKSGQGRLRCWLEPMQLRALGKRSHTKKRVKQP, from the coding sequence ATGGATTGTGTGCTGTTTCGTCATGGCATCGCTGTTGAGCCGGAGGAGTGGGAAGGAGCGGAAGAGAATCGTCCTCTCACGGAGAAAGGGAAGAGGCGAGCCAGACAGGCTGCTGAAGGGCTTGCCGCGCTTGACTGTAAGCCCACTCATCTGTTTACGAGCCCGTTCGTGCGGGCCTATGATACGGCGAGGCTGCTGCGCGCGGCTGTCTGTCCGGCGTTGAAAGTCGAGACGCGGGAAGAATTGGCTGTCGGGGCCAAACCCGATCAATTTATCGCTTTTCTACATTCGCTCCCGCCTGATTCGGTGGTGGTGTGTGTGGGGCATGAGCCTCTGCTTGGTGAAGTCGCGGGTCTGTTGCTCTGCGGAAAAGCCATTTCCGGTTTTCAACTTAAGAAGGCCGGGACCGCTTGGATCGAGATAAAGGGCGTTGTGAAATCGGGACAAGGACGCTTGCGCTGCTGGCTGGAGCCGATGCAACTGCGGGCCTTAGGCAAGCGATCGCACACCAAGAAACGGGTTAAACAGCCTTAG
- a CDS encoding thymidylate kinase, with product MADARFFGDGLKYLNPSELKGKLIAVEGTDGVGRSTHIEMLQEWLEVQGYGVITTGWTRSNLMSKAIEMAKAGNILDRWSLSLLYATDFADRLEHQIVPALRSGFVVLADRYIYTALARDFVRSGDRKWIRDVFGFALIPDLVCYLRIDVETLALRVIETTGMNYWESGMDLRLGADLYDSFKKYQSLLIEEFDKMAVEFRFNVVDARKSPEEIQDELRGYILPVLQNHKPVVEAGTAPA from the coding sequence ATGGCCGACGCACGCTTTTTTGGCGACGGTTTGAAGTACCTAAATCCGAGTGAGCTGAAAGGGAAGCTGATCGCCGTCGAAGGGACCGACGGGGTCGGCCGATCGACTCACATCGAGATGTTGCAGGAATGGCTGGAGGTGCAGGGCTATGGAGTGATCACGACGGGATGGACTCGCTCCAACCTCATGTCCAAAGCGATCGAAATGGCGAAGGCCGGCAATATCCTCGATCGTTGGTCGCTCAGTCTTCTCTATGCCACGGATTTCGCGGATCGTCTCGAGCATCAGATCGTTCCGGCTCTCCGATCCGGGTTCGTCGTCTTGGCCGATCGCTACATCTATACGGCGCTTGCCCGGGACTTTGTGCGCAGCGGCGACCGCAAATGGATCCGTGACGTGTTCGGATTCGCCCTGATCCCGGATCTGGTGTGCTATCTGCGAATCGATGTCGAAACACTGGCGCTTCGAGTCATCGAGACCACTGGAATGAATTACTGGGAATCCGGCATGGATCTTCGGCTTGGAGCCGATCTCTACGACAGTTTCAAAAAATACCAATCGCTGCTGATCGAAGAGTTCGACAAGATGGCGGTGGAATTTCGGTTCAACGTCGTCGACGCGAGGAAATCTCCCGAGGAAATCCAGGATGAACTCCGAGGATATATTCTTCCCGTCCTACAGAACCACAAGCCTGTGGTCGAGGCGGGAACGGCCCCTGCCTAA